In a genomic window of Pseudorasbora parva isolate DD20220531a chromosome 24, ASM2467924v1, whole genome shotgun sequence:
- the grnb gene encoding granulin b — protein sequence MVRASVVALLCVCLNVCVALICPDGGMCEDGNTCCQTPSGGYGCCPLPNAECCSDHLHCCYQGTLCDLEHSKCVNKTHTFDWVERVATKQSAVICPDQESECPDDTTCCQMPDGSWGCCPMKNAVCCEDKEHCCPEGTKCDLVHSMCVSATNGPFPFWRKFAASRRKPSEKKAVDPSAEFSDIRDVICPDKVSSCPEDTTCCELETGSYGCCPMPKAVCCSDHLHCCPEGTTCDLVHDMCMSANGVTEMATKIPAVTALKPRDKLVPCNETVACASGTTCCKTEGGTWACCPLPKAVCCEDHAHCCPQNTVCNLAAGTCDDPAELSVSVPWVIKVPTFTIAPPNQKCDESTSCPGDSTCCKLSSGDWGCCPLPKAVCCEDHLHCCPHDTVCNLAASTCDSANDQGLRFSVPLVKKIAAVTLPSQNQNCDETSMCPTGTTCCRLTSGACCPMPQAVCCPDQEHCCPQGYKCDLAGKTCVRTGLPSMPLFRKESALRLSQQSDDNTPELADPVDRHMCDAHTSCPRDDTCCLMGNHGKWGCCPLPKAVCCKDGDHCCPRGYMCNEEKTSCVKGHHEISWYTKQEARVTKGSEVMLGDKDVKCDSTTSCASGSTCCKLSTGEWGCCPLVKAVCCEDHEHCCPQGYTCNLQSGTCVKASDARSVPLTRLHKHTDTHLEEEVLCDASMRCSKTQTCCRLSDSTWACCPYKEAVCCEDMKHCCPIGYKCDQELHGCTKASTATWWDNSL from the exons atg GTGCGTGCGAGTGTCGTTGCGTTactatgtgtgtgtctgaacgTGTGTGTCGCTCTGATTTGTCCTGATGGAGGGATGTGTGAAGATGGAAACACCTGCTGTCAAACACCATCAGGAGGATATGGCTGCTGTCCGCTACCCAAC gcAGAGTGCTGCTCCGATCACTTGCATTGCTGTTACCAGGGCACTCTGTGTGACTTGGAACATTCAAAGTGTGTGAATAAAACACACACCTTTGACTGGGTGGAAAGAGTCGCCACAAAGCAG agcGCTGTAATTTGTCCAGATCAGGAGTCTGAGTGTCCTGATGACACCACTTGCTGCCAGATGCCTGATGGGAGTTGGGGTTGCTGTCCTATGAAAAAT gctgtGTGCTGTGAAGATAAGGAACACTGCTGTCCGGAGGGAACCAAATGTGACCTTGTGCATTCAATGTGTGTGTCGGCCACCAATGGACCCTTCCCCTTCTGGAGGAAATTCGCTGCTTCTCGTAGGAAACCATCAGAGAAAAAAGCAG TTGATCCGTCTGCAGAGTTCAGTGATATTAGAGATG TGATCTGTCCAGATAAGGTTTCCTCATGTCCAGAAGATACGACGTGCTGTGAACTAGAGACCGGCAGCTACGGATGCTGCCCGATGCCAAAG gCTGTGTGTTGCTCTGATCATTTGCACTGCTGCCCAGAGGGCACGACCTGTGACCTTGTTCATGATATGTGTATGTCAGCCAATGGTGTCACTGAAATGGCCACTAAGATCCCAGCTGTCACTGCCCTGAAGCCTAGAG ATAAACTAGTACCCTGTAATGAAACAGTAGCGTGTGCTAGCGGAACCACCTGCTGTAAAACAGAAGGCGGCACCTGGGCCTGCTGCCCTTTACCAAAG GCAGTGTGTTGTGAGGACCATGCCCACTGCTGTCCACAAAATACGGTGTGTAACCTCGCAGCGGGCACCTGTGACGACCCTGCTGAGCTCTCAGTGTCTGTACCCTGGGTGATAAAGGTGCCTACCTTTACAATAGCTCCACCCAATCAGAAATGTGACGAGTCCACTTCTTGTCCTGGTGATTCCACCTGCTGCAAACTCTCATCTGGAGACTGGGGTTGCTGCCCACTGCCAAAA gcagTGTGTTGTGAGGACCATCTCCACTGTTGTCCCCATGATACTGTGTGTAATCTGGCCGCCAGCACTTGTGACAGTGCCAACGATCAGGGTCTCCGTTTTTCTGTGCCTTTGGTGAAGAAAATCGCAGCAGTGACCCTGCCATCACAGAACCAAAACTGTGACGAGACATCGATGTGTCCAACAGGGACGACCTGCTGTAGACTGACCTCAGGGGCCTGCTGTCCTATGCCACAG GCCGTGTGCTGTCCCGATCAGGAGCACTGCTGTCCGCAAGGCTACAAGTGTGACTTGGCAGGGAAAACTTGTGTACGTACTGGCCTTCCCAGCATGCCCTTGTTCAGGAAGGAGTCTGCACTGAGACTGAGCCAGCAGTCTGATGATAATACTCCAGAACTGGCAGATCCAGTGGACAGACACATGTGTGACGCTCACACCAGCTGTCCAAGAGACGACACCTGCTGCTTAATGGGCAATCACGGCAAGTGGGGCTGCTGTCCACTGCCAAAG GCGGTGTGTTGTAAGGATGGAGATCACTGTTGTCCGAGAGGCTACATGTGCAATGAGGAGAAAACGTCCTGTGTCAAAGGCCACCATGAGATCTCCTGGTACACAAAACAAGAGGCCAGGGTCACAAAGGGGTCGGAGGTGATGCTTGGAGACAAAGATGTGAAGTGCGATTCAACAACCAGCTGTGCGTCTGGCTCTACCTGTTGCAAATTATCCACAGGGGAGTGGGGCTGTTGTCCTCTTGTCAAG GCTGTGTGCTGTGAGGACCATGAGCACTGCTGTCCACAGGGCTACACCTGCAACCTCCAATCTGGAACCTGCGTTAAAGCGTCCGACGCGCGCAGTGTTCCTCTGACGcgattacacaaacacacagacacacatttaGAAGAGGAGGTGCTGTGTGACGCATCAATGCGCTGCTCAAAGACACAGACCTGCTGTAGACTTTCAGACTCCACATGGGCCTGCTGTCCATATAAAGAG
- the si:ch211-40k21.9 gene encoding THAP domain-containing protein, which produces MSCAALNCTNRSSPGSSISFHRFPLGDEERLQQWVMNIRRDDFKPSPSSRICSQHFEDSCFFKNNKGQVCLAKTAVPTKFSIPESFKMAWYTKLYTRRRNVENYDSHEFHTYSLKGDSKRKFVEEEVVLEEFVEDEKDASDPDMAETSVTSVIYPTEICVIAVRHDHCYRSWSKNAACSSIDDTRAMAEMQEIKLAKQLKHSLNSVLGKIETCRKKIKLKNATIRRLKKKVTSLSSVISELKGKNLTETKKMYATHGQSEFRKDLDHGLPSKPKSQEL; this is translated from the exons ATGTCGTGTGCAGCTTTGAATTGTACTAATCGTTCCTCACCAGGGTCCAGTATAAGTTTCCATCG CTTCCCATTGGGTGATGAAGAGCGTCTGCAGCAATGGGTGATGAACATCAGACGTGACGATTTCAAGCCATCTCCATCTTCTCGCATATGTTCCCAGCACTTTGAAGACAGCTGTTTCTTCAAGAACAATAAAGGTCAAGTGTGCCTTGCTAAAACGGCTGTCCCCACCAAATTCTCCATCCCTGAATCCTTTAAGATGGCATGGTACACCAAATTATATACAAGACGAAGGAATGTGGAAAATTATGACAGTCATGAATTTCATACCTACAGTCTCAAAGGGGATTCCAAGAGAAAGTTTGTGGAGGAGGAGGTGGTTTTAGAGGAGTTTGTGGAAGATGAGAAAGATGCCTCGGATCCAGACATGGCTGAAACCAGTGTGACGTCAGTGATTTACCCCACAGAAATATGTGTCATTGCAGTTAGACATGATCACTGCTACCGGTCTTGGTCTAAAAACGCAGCTTGCAGTTCCATAGACGACACCAGAGCAATGGCAGAAATGCAAGAGATCAAATTGGCAAAGCAGCTGAAGCACAGTTTGAACTCTGTCCTGGGCAAAATTGAGACctgcagaaaaaaaattaaattgaagAACGCCACGATTAGAAGGTTAAAGAAAAAAGTGACTTCACTGTCCTCCGTCATTTCAGAGTTGAAAGGGAAAAATCTCACGGagaccaaaaaaatgtatgctaCTCATGGGCAAAGTGAGTT CCGAAAGGATCTAGATCATGGGCTCCCGTCTAAACCAAAGAGTCAAGAGctgtga
- the pus3 gene encoding tRNA pseudouridine(38/39) synthase: protein MSEEVLRARVKALEEEVGRLKAQLKVERDGAGAGAEERTEASDSFKHQEGEENRSRQKKRERPFDFSAHPRRHVALRLAYLGWQYQGFAVQENTDNTVEARLFEALLKTKLIQDRQTSNYHRCGRTDKGVSAFSQVISIDLRSTQYGGGLGVTVPADVEVKGKASAEELPYVKMLNRVLPQDIRILQWAPVESGFSARFDCQSRTYRYYFPRGDLDVERMAEAAKRYEGTHDFRNLCKMDVGNGVLQFQRTILSATVQPAQLNPTCPNDPHQLYVFQVKGLAFLYHQVRCMMALLLLIGQKLESPEIIDQLLDVEKNPRKPQYSMAVDYPLVLYDCHFEGVNWNNETEEETHVLNSLHQHWVQNAVKTQVLLGMIQGFQNTNTEMTSLQCWLMEGSRQRKYTPLLERPRCESLESRIQHFVKRGRLEQEEGENGEEMTVFRGKRSKHSHLTTTDQLQEQNYGAKTEENL, encoded by the exons ATGTCAGAAGAGGTCCTGCGGGCTCGTGTGAAGGCTTTGGAGGAGGAGGTGGGGAGACTGAAAGCTCAGCTGAAAGTAGAGAGAGATGGAGCTGGAGCTGGGGCAGAGGAGAGGACTGAAGCTTCAGACAGCTTCAAACACCAGGAAGGTGAAGAGAACAGATCGAGACAGAAGAAACGAGAGAGGCCCTTTGACTTCTCTGCTCACCCTCGCAGACACGTGGCACTGCGGCTGGCATATCTCGGCTGGCAATATCAGGGCTTCGCCGTCCAGGAAAACACAGACAACACCGTTGAAGCCCGGCTTTTTGAGGCACTGCTGAAGACGAAACTGATCCAGGACAGACAGACCTCCAACTATCATCGCTGCGGCCGCACGGATAAAGGAGTCAGTGCTTTCTCTCAG GTTATATCCATTGATCTGCGCTCCACACAGTATGGAGGAGGATTAGGTGTGACTGTCCCGGCTGACGTGGAGGTCAAAGGCAAGGCTTCTGCAGAAGAATTACCCTATGTGAAGATGCTCAATCGAGTTCTGCCCCAGGACATCAGGATACTGCAGTGGGCCCCTGTAGAAAGCGGCTTCAGTGCGCGCTTCGACTGCCAGTCCAGAACGTACAGATACTACTTTCCTCGTGGAGATTTGGATGTGGAGCGCATGGCAGAGGCTGCTAAACG GTATGAGGGAACACATGACTTCAGGAACCTGTGTAAGATGGACGTAGGTAATGGAGTCTTGCAGTTTCAAAGGACCATCTTGTCTGCCACCGTCCAGCCAGCCCAACTCAACCCCACTTGTCCTAACGACCCCCACCAGCTCTACGTCTTCCAGGTCAAGGGTCTTGCTTTCCTCTATCACCAG GTTCGCTGCATGATGGCTTTGCTGCTGCTGATTGGACAGAAACTCGAATCTCCAGAAATCATTGATCAGCTGCTGGATGTGGAGAAAAACCCAAGGAAACCTCAATACAg TATGGCGGTGGATTATCCTTTGGTTCTGTATGACTGCCACTTCGAGGGTGTGAATTGGAACAATGAAACTGAGGAGGAGACCCACGTCCTGAATTCACTGCACCAACACTGGGTTCAGAATGCAGTCAAGACGCAGGTTCTGCTCGGCATGATCCAAGGCTTTCAGAACACtaacacag AGATGACTTCTCTGCAGTGCTGGCTCATGGAGGGTTCCAGGCAGAGGAAGTACACGCCTCTTCTAGAGCGGCCGCGCTGTGAGAGTTTGGAGTCCAGGATCCAGCACTTTGTGAAGAGGGGGAGACTGGAGCAAGAAGAAGGAGAGAACGGGGAGGAGATGACTGTTTTTAGGGGGAAAAGATCAAAACATTCCCATCTGACAACAACAGACCAACTTCAGGAGCAGAACTATGGAGCAAAAACAGAAGAAAACTTATAG